In one Pseudarthrobacter sp. NBSH8 genomic region, the following are encoded:
- a CDS encoding amidohydrolase, producing the protein MTTERSTTPAPHEQKVVLYRNGSVYTAADPFATAMLVDGDTVAWVGSEQAASSIADSSMEIIDLHGALVAPGFVDSHVHLTETGIALGSLQLGGIRSARQLLDAVAAAKGDGPLLGHGWDESTWEDPALPAAEELELAAGGRSVFLARVDAHSALVSSSLAAAAGLGGLDGYTTGSQVKRAAHTAARQEARRLPEASLLAYQRRALTEAAENGYVALAEMAAPHIGGVPDLRLAATWNTASGEAMPEILPYWGELATSEEQARALLDDLGVSVRGLAGDLNIDGSIGSRTAALRAGYSDAAGERGNLYVSAEQAGAHLAACSLLGIQGGFHVIGDAGLDAALEALEIAAADVGEQRIRAAGHRFEHAELADADAVQQLARYAVTVSAQPGFDAAWGSDGGMYAQRLGSRSRSMNPFASFYAAGVPISFGSDSPVTPLRPWSSVRACLEHHNHAERISARAAFLGHTRAGWRAAKYHNPMAGQLVPGAPASFAVWEVEELMVQVADGRVQSWSTDPRARTPLLPALDTGADPVCLQTVRDGIELYSSTALRS; encoded by the coding sequence ATGACCACTGAACGTTCCACCACGCCCGCACCGCACGAGCAAAAGGTGGTCCTCTACCGCAACGGCTCGGTTTACACGGCTGCGGACCCCTTTGCCACCGCCATGCTGGTTGATGGCGACACCGTTGCCTGGGTTGGCTCAGAGCAGGCGGCCTCCTCCATTGCCGACAGCTCCATGGAAATCATCGACCTCCATGGAGCCCTCGTCGCGCCGGGGTTTGTCGACTCCCACGTCCACCTCACCGAAACCGGCATCGCGCTGGGTTCCCTCCAGCTGGGCGGGATCCGCTCCGCCCGGCAATTGCTCGATGCTGTGGCCGCAGCCAAGGGCGACGGCCCCCTGCTGGGTCACGGCTGGGATGAATCCACGTGGGAGGACCCTGCCCTGCCGGCGGCCGAGGAACTTGAGCTGGCGGCGGGCGGCAGGTCGGTGTTCCTGGCCAGGGTAGATGCGCATTCGGCGTTGGTTTCATCCTCGCTGGCTGCCGCCGCCGGGCTTGGCGGTCTCGACGGCTACACCACAGGTTCACAGGTGAAGCGGGCCGCCCATACGGCGGCCCGCCAGGAAGCACGGCGGCTCCCGGAAGCCAGCCTGCTGGCCTACCAGCGACGCGCCCTGACCGAAGCGGCTGAAAACGGTTACGTGGCACTGGCGGAGATGGCCGCACCGCATATCGGCGGAGTTCCCGACCTCCGCCTGGCCGCCACATGGAACACAGCCTCCGGCGAGGCCATGCCGGAGATCCTGCCGTATTGGGGCGAACTGGCCACCTCAGAGGAGCAGGCCCGGGCGCTGCTGGACGACCTGGGGGTATCCGTGCGCGGCCTGGCAGGCGACCTCAACATTGACGGTTCCATCGGCTCCAGGACAGCGGCCCTGAGGGCCGGCTACAGCGACGCGGCGGGGGAGCGGGGCAACCTGTACGTCTCGGCAGAGCAGGCCGGCGCCCACCTGGCGGCCTGTTCGCTGCTGGGCATTCAGGGCGGCTTCCACGTCATCGGCGACGCGGGACTTGATGCCGCGCTGGAGGCTCTGGAAATCGCGGCTGCCGACGTAGGGGAGCAGCGGATCCGTGCCGCCGGCCACCGTTTCGAGCATGCGGAACTGGCAGACGCCGACGCAGTTCAGCAACTGGCCCGCTACGCCGTCACCGTCAGCGCCCAGCCAGGCTTCGACGCTGCCTGGGGGAGCGACGGCGGAATGTATGCGCAGCGTCTGGGGAGCCGAAGCCGGTCCATGAACCCGTTTGCCTCGTTCTACGCTGCCGGAGTCCCGATCAGCTTCGGCAGCGACAGCCCGGTCACACCGCTCCGCCCGTGGTCCAGCGTCCGCGCCTGTCTGGAACACCACAACCACGCTGAACGGATCTCGGCCCGGGCAGCATTCCTCGGCCACACCCGCGCGGGGTGGCGGGCAGCCAAGTACCACAATCCCATGGCCGGGCAACTGGTTCCCGGCGCACCAGCAAGTTTCGCCGTCTGGGAAGTTGAGGAGCTCATGGTCCAGGTGGCGGACGGACGGGTCCAGTCCTGGAGCACAGATCCGCGGGCCCGAACGCCTCTCCTCCCGGCACTGGATACCGGCGCGGACCCGGTGTGCCTGCAGACGGTGAGGGACGGCATCGAGCTCTATTCCAGTACCGCACTGCGGTCCTGA
- a CDS encoding polyprenol monophosphomannose synthase — protein MRVLTIIPTYNELESLPKTLQRLRAAVPASDVLVVDDNSPDGTGQLADGLAAEDTQVHVLHRKGKAGLGAAYIAGFKWGLEAGYDVLVEMDADGSHQPEQLPQLLEAVEQGADLAMGSRWVPGGSVVNWPLYRQAISRVGSTYARLMLGLKIKDVTGGYRAFRRTTLEKLNLDLVDSVGYGFQVDLAWRVAKLGLRIEERPITFVERELGASKMSGNIVVEAMVNVTRWGLQARWNKLTGKKDPAQG, from the coding sequence GTGCGCGTCCTCACCATCATTCCTACTTACAACGAGCTGGAATCGCTGCCCAAGACCCTGCAACGCCTGCGTGCAGCCGTGCCGGCTTCCGACGTTCTGGTGGTGGATGACAACAGCCCGGACGGCACCGGGCAGCTTGCTGACGGCCTTGCCGCCGAGGATACACAAGTCCACGTCCTGCACCGCAAAGGCAAGGCCGGGCTGGGAGCCGCTTACATCGCCGGGTTCAAGTGGGGGCTCGAGGCAGGCTATGACGTGCTGGTGGAAATGGATGCGGACGGCTCACACCAGCCCGAACAGCTTCCCCAGCTGCTGGAAGCCGTTGAACAGGGCGCAGACCTTGCCATGGGATCCCGCTGGGTTCCAGGTGGCAGCGTGGTCAACTGGCCGCTGTACCGGCAGGCGATTTCACGCGTTGGCAGCACCTACGCCCGGCTGATGCTGGGCCTGAAGATCAAGGACGTCACCGGCGGCTACCGCGCGTTCCGGCGGACCACACTGGAAAAATTGAACCTTGACCTGGTCGATTCGGTGGGCTACGGCTTCCAGGTTGACTTGGCGTGGCGTGTAGCCAAGCTGGGCCTCCGAATCGAGGAACGCCCCATTACGTTCGTTGAGCGCGAACTCGGAGCGTCAAAGATGAGCGGCAACATTGTTGTTGAGGCCATGGTCAACGTCACCCGGTGGGGCCTGCAGGCGCGCTGGAACAAGCTCACAGGCAAGAAAGATCCGGCACAGGGCTGA
- a CDS encoding RNA polymerase-binding protein RbpA: MSDRSLRGMRLGAQSMETESGVEPAPRQRVEYRCEDGEQVFVTFSSEAEIPPVWVSKTGKDALLVDGERPDTSNEKAVRTHWDMLLERRSLPELEQILEDRLTILRERRGERRTA; this comes from the coding sequence ATGAGCGATCGCAGCCTGCGGGGTATGCGCCTTGGCGCGCAGAGCATGGAGACCGAGTCCGGCGTTGAGCCGGCTCCGCGCCAGCGTGTCGAATACCGGTGCGAGGACGGCGAGCAGGTCTTCGTGACGTTCTCTTCAGAGGCTGAAATTCCTCCTGTGTGGGTTTCCAAGACCGGCAAGGACGCGCTCCTCGTTGACGGCGAACGCCCGGACACCAGCAACGAAAAGGCTGTCCGAACCCACTGGGACATGCTCCTGGAGCGCCGTTCCCTTCCGGAACTGGAGCAGATCCTCGAGGACCGGCTGACCATCCTGCGCGAACGCCGTGGCGAACGGCGCACGGCCTGA
- a CDS encoding SPFH domain-containing protein, producing MDNAGGAALAIVLVVLIVFVIIVLVRSVRIIPQARAGVVERLGKYQRTLNPGLTILIPFVDRLLPLLDLREQVVSFPPQPVITEDNLVVSIDTVVYFQVTDPRAATYEIANYIQAVEQLTTTTLRNVVGGLNLEEALTSRDQINGQLRGVLDEATGRWGIRVSRVELKAIDPPHSIQDSMEKQMRAERDRRAAILTAEGTKQSAILTAEGQRQASILAAEGDAKAAILRADGEAQAIQKVFDAIHKGNPDQKLLAYQYLQTLPKIAEGSSNKLWIIPSEIGEALKGIGQALGGTNPDPGADGSGLFDEEPAKQPGS from the coding sequence ATGGATAACGCAGGAGGAGCCGCCTTGGCCATTGTGCTGGTGGTCCTGATCGTGTTCGTGATTATTGTATTGGTCCGCTCAGTGCGGATCATCCCGCAGGCGAGGGCCGGCGTCGTTGAACGGCTCGGCAAATACCAGCGGACCCTCAACCCGGGACTCACCATCCTGATCCCGTTTGTGGACCGGCTCTTGCCGCTCCTGGACCTGAGGGAGCAGGTTGTGTCCTTTCCACCGCAGCCGGTCATCACCGAAGACAACCTGGTGGTGTCCATCGACACCGTGGTGTATTTCCAGGTCACTGACCCGCGCGCCGCCACGTATGAAATTGCCAACTACATCCAGGCCGTGGAGCAGCTCACCACTACCACCCTGCGTAACGTTGTGGGCGGCTTGAACCTGGAAGAGGCGCTCACATCCCGCGACCAGATCAACGGCCAGCTGCGCGGTGTATTGGACGAGGCAACCGGCCGATGGGGCATCCGCGTCTCGCGCGTGGAGCTCAAGGCCATTGACCCGCCCCACTCCATCCAGGACTCGATGGAGAAGCAGATGCGGGCCGAGCGAGACCGCCGCGCTGCGATCCTCACCGCCGAAGGCACCAAGCAGTCTGCCATCCTTACGGCCGAAGGTCAGCGGCAAGCATCTATCCTTGCGGCCGAGGGCGACGCCAAGGCGGCCATCCTTCGTGCAGACGGTGAGGCACAGGCCATCCAGAAGGTCTTCGATGCCATCCACAAGGGCAACCCTGACCAGAAGCTGTTGGCCTACCAGTACCTCCAGACGCTTCCGAAGATCGCAGAAGGCTCATCGAACAAGCTCTGGATCATTCCCAGCGAAATTGGTGAGGCACTCAAGGGCATCGGCCAGGCACTGGGCGGCACCAATCCTGATCCGGGCGCCGACGGCAGCGGGCTGTTCGACGAGGAACCTGCCAAACAGCCTGGGTCCTGA
- a CDS encoding NfeD family protein, whose protein sequence is MFEWLGENWWALWLTAFLAFAVIEMITLDLFFIMLGGGTLAALVSDFAGTDLWLQIVVFCVVSLLMIAFVRPVALSHLKKGPADQRTNIDRLIGEQALVMEAVSSTGGLVKIGGDVWSARSSGGVLPAGQKAVVSAIDGATAVVSAPPEQSTQS, encoded by the coding sequence ATGTTTGAATGGCTCGGCGAAAACTGGTGGGCCCTGTGGCTCACAGCCTTCCTCGCGTTCGCGGTGATCGAAATGATCACCCTTGACCTGTTCTTCATCATGCTCGGCGGCGGAACACTTGCCGCGCTCGTCTCGGATTTCGCCGGCACTGACCTGTGGCTGCAGATCGTGGTGTTCTGCGTCGTCTCACTGCTGATGATCGCTTTCGTCCGCCCGGTCGCACTAAGCCACCTGAAAAAAGGACCCGCAGACCAGCGCACCAACATAGACCGGCTCATTGGCGAACAGGCCCTTGTGATGGAAGCGGTCAGCTCCACCGGCGGCCTCGTCAAGATCGGGGGCGATGTCTGGAGTGCCAGGTCCTCCGGCGGCGTCCTGCCTGCCGGTCAGAAAGCAGTGGTCTCCGCCATCGACGGCGCCACGGCAGTGGTCTCCGCACCGCCGGAGCAGTCCACACAGTCCTAA
- a CDS encoding methyltransferase domain-containing protein, whose product MPSSPRPPLRCPLCGAALKPLGGAADAARLALVCGSGHSFDAAKQGYYNLLVGKGTVFESDTAEMVAARYAFLDGGHYRPLADALAAAVVSGVTPGEAFTVLDSGTGTGHYLRVVLDALQRTTNSCTAVALDISKFALRRAARLNPEAISLACDVWQPLPVADAAIDAITVIFAPRNAAEFARVLRPGGRLVVVTPRAGHLAAIAVQAGMLSIEDDKDTRLAESLSPHFVAEYTRDLDIQMMLTPSELADLAFMGPAGHHLDRLTIAAKIGSGDVSPQVEARFRLTVFGLAPSTQ is encoded by the coding sequence ATGCCATCAAGCCCCCGCCCTCCGCTGCGCTGCCCGTTGTGCGGCGCCGCACTGAAGCCCCTGGGCGGCGCAGCTGATGCAGCCCGCTTGGCCCTGGTCTGCGGATCCGGACACAGCTTCGATGCGGCGAAGCAGGGCTACTACAACCTGCTGGTGGGCAAGGGGACAGTCTTCGAATCCGACACCGCCGAGATGGTGGCGGCGCGCTACGCCTTCCTCGACGGCGGGCACTACCGTCCCCTGGCAGACGCCCTCGCGGCCGCCGTTGTGTCCGGGGTAACCCCTGGCGAAGCCTTCACAGTCCTCGATTCGGGCACGGGGACCGGCCACTACCTCAGGGTGGTGCTGGATGCGCTGCAGCGGACTACGAACAGTTGCACCGCCGTCGCGCTCGACATCTCCAAGTTCGCGCTCCGGCGCGCCGCGCGCCTCAACCCCGAGGCCATCAGCCTCGCCTGCGATGTGTGGCAGCCTCTTCCCGTGGCCGACGCCGCCATCGACGCCATTACGGTGATCTTCGCTCCCCGCAATGCCGCCGAATTCGCCAGAGTCCTCCGCCCCGGCGGGAGACTGGTGGTGGTGACGCCGCGCGCCGGACACCTGGCCGCCATCGCCGTCCAGGCAGGGATGCTGTCCATCGAGGACGACAAGGACACACGGCTGGCAGAATCCCTCTCGCCGCACTTCGTCGCCGAGTACACCCGGGACCTGGATATCCAGATGATGCTTACGCCCAGCGAGCTTGCTGACCTGGCCTTTATGGGTCCGGCCGGGCACCACCTGGACCGCCTGACCATTGCCGCCAAAATCGGCAGCGGCGACGTGTCCCCCCAGGTGGAGGCACGTTTCCGGCTCACCGTCTTCGGCCTGGCACCGTCCACACAGTAA
- a CDS encoding S9 family peptidase: MKPEHLPLLNSVSSPAVHPDGSRAVVSVTRPDFNADSYVGQLWNIPLNQEQLPRRITRGFRDTAPAFSPDGLVLAFLRTGGPSSKTQLVVVEAGGGEPQVITCRLLGVESFAWSPDSHRIVFSSREPDAGRYGSGAAITAEAEEPRLISSYQYRLNGVGYTRDKPQQLFIVDVPELGGEPQTAPAAPPLPAARQLTSLATDTGSGVFSADGSAVYFVAAPPENDDDLATLIYSVPVNGGDPVPVDQGAAAPQSVTEVRQSRDGKWLFYIARDLGSSGRDFVARNAVLYCVAADGGVPVALTDPDLMDVAAPGARIELRGPDRALVLNVAQGTVELLELGATGGHALLVHGDKVVTGAAWAGGSLLVVFSDPSTHGDVAVLDDAQLRLLTDFSAILRTQADIVVPQELAVEASEGYPVHGWLVRPAGKGPHPVLLNIHGGPFTQFTVALFDEAQVYAAAGYAVLMCNPRGSAGYGREHGLAIKGRFGTDDMEDVLAFLDGALAKFPALDAGRLGIMGGSYGGYLTAWTIAHHHRFKGAIVERGFLDPVSFEGSADIGWYFGGEYLGSSAVDVAAQSPFEHVGNVQTPTLVIHSENDLRCPLEQGQRYFTALKRHGVEAQLLVFPGEDHELSRSGRPQHRRQRYEHILRWWARILPTGANPAAAPPE, from the coding sequence GTGAAGCCAGAACACCTTCCGCTGCTCAATTCCGTCTCCTCGCCGGCCGTCCACCCGGACGGCAGCCGTGCCGTCGTGTCGGTGACCAGGCCCGATTTCAATGCTGATTCCTACGTGGGCCAGCTGTGGAACATCCCGTTGAACCAGGAACAGCTGCCGCGGCGAATTACCAGGGGCTTTCGGGATACGGCCCCTGCCTTCTCTCCTGACGGGCTGGTCCTTGCCTTCCTCCGGACGGGCGGACCGTCGTCGAAAACGCAGCTCGTTGTGGTGGAGGCCGGCGGCGGCGAACCCCAGGTCATAACCTGCAGGCTGCTCGGAGTGGAGTCCTTCGCGTGGTCTCCAGATTCGCACCGGATAGTTTTCAGCTCCCGCGAACCCGACGCCGGGCGTTACGGCAGCGGCGCGGCCATCACCGCGGAGGCGGAGGAACCACGGTTGATCTCGTCATACCAGTACAGGCTGAACGGCGTTGGCTACACACGCGACAAGCCGCAGCAGCTGTTCATCGTGGACGTCCCGGAACTTGGCGGTGAGCCGCAGACAGCCCCGGCCGCTCCGCCCCTGCCGGCAGCCCGTCAGCTGACATCGCTCGCCACGGACACCGGCTCCGGGGTTTTCAGTGCAGACGGATCAGCCGTCTACTTTGTGGCAGCACCGCCGGAGAACGATGACGACTTGGCCACCCTGATCTACAGCGTGCCGGTCAACGGCGGCGACCCCGTACCGGTGGATCAGGGAGCCGCCGCGCCTCAAAGCGTCACGGAGGTCCGGCAGTCGCGGGACGGCAAATGGCTGTTCTATATTGCCCGGGACCTAGGGAGCTCGGGCCGGGATTTTGTGGCACGTAACGCCGTTTTGTACTGTGTCGCGGCCGACGGCGGCGTGCCGGTTGCGTTGACCGATCCTGATCTGATGGACGTGGCAGCCCCGGGTGCCCGGATTGAGCTCCGCGGGCCGGACCGGGCGCTGGTACTGAACGTTGCGCAGGGCACTGTTGAGCTCCTCGAGCTGGGGGCGACGGGCGGGCATGCCCTGCTGGTGCACGGTGACAAGGTGGTGACGGGGGCTGCCTGGGCGGGTGGTTCGCTGCTCGTAGTGTTCAGCGATCCGTCCACCCATGGGGACGTTGCAGTGCTCGACGACGCGCAGTTGCGGCTGCTGACAGACTTTTCGGCCATCCTGCGGACGCAGGCGGACATTGTGGTTCCACAGGAACTAGCCGTTGAAGCCTCTGAGGGTTATCCCGTCCATGGCTGGCTGGTCAGGCCTGCAGGCAAGGGTCCGCACCCGGTTCTGTTGAACATCCATGGCGGGCCCTTCACCCAGTTCACTGTCGCCTTGTTCGACGAAGCCCAGGTCTACGCGGCTGCCGGGTACGCCGTACTGATGTGCAACCCACGCGGCTCTGCAGGCTACGGCCGGGAACACGGGCTGGCCATCAAGGGCCGCTTTGGCACCGATGACATGGAGGATGTCCTCGCGTTCCTGGACGGCGCCCTGGCCAAATTTCCGGCGCTGGACGCCGGCCGGTTGGGCATCATGGGCGGCTCGTACGGCGGATACCTGACCGCCTGGACCATAGCTCACCACCACAGGTTCAAGGGTGCCATTGTGGAGCGCGGATTCCTGGACCCGGTCAGCTTCGAGGGCTCTGCCGACATTGGCTGGTACTTCGGCGGCGAATATCTCGGCAGCTCGGCTGTGGACGTCGCCGCCCAAAGCCCGTTCGAACACGTAGGCAACGTGCAAACTCCGACGCTGGTTATCCACAGCGAAAACGATCTGAGGTGTCCGCTGGAGCAGGGCCAGAGGTATTTCACTGCACTGAAGCGGCACGGCGTTGAAGCCCAGCTACTGGTATTCCCGGGTGAGGATCATGAACTATCCCGGTCAGGCAGGCCACAGCACCGGCGGCAGCGGTACGAGCACATCCTGCGCTGGTGGGCCAGGATCCTCCCGACCGGCGCGAATCCGGCAGCTGCACCTCCCGAGTGA
- a CDS encoding peptide deformylase has translation MTAVSPPTSFTPAHLRERVQEILSAGSLPPIVQAGNPVLRQRAAAFDGQISGNELDQLIALMREVMHDAPGVGLAAPQLGIPLQLAVLEDQYDVDPEAAVLRHRSPLEFLTIINPRYTAAGTETAAFFEGCLSLSGLQAVVVRPERVLLRFDSPAGLASEREFEGWQARIVQHETDHLHGTLYVDRAELRSLSSNAEYAANWAEPGIGKARAALGFLPGNP, from the coding sequence ATGACCGCCGTATCACCGCCCACTTCATTCACTCCTGCGCACCTGAGGGAACGGGTGCAGGAAATCCTGTCCGCGGGATCGCTGCCGCCCATCGTTCAGGCCGGGAATCCCGTACTCCGCCAGCGGGCCGCGGCCTTCGACGGCCAGATCAGCGGGAACGAGCTGGACCAGTTGATAGCCCTCATGCGCGAAGTGATGCACGATGCCCCTGGCGTGGGGCTGGCCGCCCCGCAACTCGGAATCCCGCTGCAGCTGGCAGTCCTTGAGGACCAGTACGACGTCGACCCGGAGGCCGCTGTACTGCGGCACCGTAGCCCGTTGGAGTTCCTCACCATCATCAACCCGCGCTATACGGCCGCAGGAACGGAAACCGCCGCGTTCTTCGAGGGGTGCCTCTCGCTGAGCGGCCTGCAGGCAGTGGTGGTCAGGCCTGAACGGGTGTTGCTCCGATTCGACAGCCCCGCCGGCTTGGCGTCGGAACGGGAATTCGAGGGGTGGCAGGCGCGGATTGTGCAGCACGAAACCGATCACCTTCATGGCACCCTGTACGTTGACCGGGCCGAGTTGAGGTCCTTGAGCTCCAACGCCGAGTACGCCGCCAACTGGGCCGAACCGGGCATCGGAAAGGCCCGTGCGGCCCTGGGATTCCTGCCCGGGAATCCCTGA
- a CDS encoding nuclear transport factor 2 family protein: protein MAEPIAPQTNALELVLEFIRVLEAGGDGGAIGLFLAADFVLVEAPHLLAAEGSTRTRDQAMAGVDQSGEVVADQKFEIRRTTCEGGRVVVEADWSARTLMDLRYWDAGETIRARTSSVFEVRDGLIISQDSYDCYFVNS, encoded by the coding sequence ATGGCTGAACCGATTGCGCCCCAGACCAACGCACTGGAACTTGTCCTGGAATTTATCCGGGTCCTGGAAGCCGGCGGTGATGGCGGGGCCATAGGGCTTTTCCTCGCTGCGGACTTCGTGCTGGTCGAGGCGCCGCATCTGCTCGCGGCTGAAGGCTCCACCCGGACGCGGGACCAGGCGATGGCCGGGGTCGACCAAAGCGGCGAAGTAGTGGCGGACCAGAAGTTTGAGATCCGCCGCACCACCTGCGAAGGCGGTCGCGTGGTGGTGGAGGCAGACTGGTCGGCGAGGACGCTGATGGACCTGCGGTACTGGGATGCCGGGGAGACCATTCGGGCCCGAACGTCGTCGGTCTTTGAAGTCCGGGACGGCCTGATCATCAGCCAGGACAGTTACGACTGCTACTTCGTGAACTCCTGA
- a CDS encoding NAD(P)/FAD-dependent oxidoreductase, with protein MVDVVIVGGGPVGLYLAALLLQEGVAVRVLDQRVHRESHSRAIGIHPPALAALDRVDVAGTMIGAGVQIRGGIAVSGGKTVGSMSFASVSECFPFVLSLPQFTTEYLLEQRVHELDSAALVRGARVMEIADDGGLVTVHAEATKAGGAGARITSRLVVAADGSRSRMRGLLGIQATSRSYPDHYVMGDYADSGANLYQAVLYLEGEGIVESFPLPGGLRRWVVRIPRPAPFLDAVKLARMVHQRTGIRPDPATNSMLSSFSPRSTVACRSVAGRAVLIGDAAHELSPIGGQGMNLGWLDAAELAPIICASLAGKPVGQRLRAYSTRRRKAALVARWQTEVNMTLGRPLAPPFLALRNAAVSAVSGMPPVNRMVARRFTMQ; from the coding sequence ATGGTTGACGTGGTGATCGTCGGCGGCGGACCCGTGGGCCTCTACCTCGCCGCCCTGCTGCTGCAGGAAGGCGTCGCGGTGCGTGTCCTTGATCAGCGGGTTCACCGGGAATCCCACTCGCGGGCCATCGGCATCCATCCCCCCGCCCTCGCGGCCCTGGACAGAGTGGACGTGGCCGGCACCATGATCGGTGCCGGCGTGCAAATCCGCGGCGGTATTGCGGTCAGCGGGGGAAAGACCGTGGGGTCAATGTCCTTCGCATCCGTCTCGGAGTGCTTCCCGTTTGTCCTGTCCCTCCCCCAGTTCACAACGGAATACCTGCTGGAGCAGCGCGTACACGAACTGGATAGCGCCGCGTTGGTCAGGGGTGCCAGGGTGATGGAAATAGCGGACGACGGCGGACTGGTAACCGTCCACGCTGAGGCCACCAAGGCGGGCGGTGCCGGCGCCCGGATCACCTCACGCCTTGTGGTCGCCGCCGACGGCTCACGGTCCCGGATGCGTGGCCTGCTGGGCATCCAGGCCACGTCCCGAAGTTATCCCGACCACTACGTGATGGGTGACTACGCAGATTCCGGCGCAAATTTGTACCAAGCCGTCCTGTACCTCGAAGGCGAAGGGATAGTGGAATCCTTTCCCCTGCCGGGCGGTCTGCGCCGGTGGGTCGTCAGGATTCCCCGGCCCGCACCGTTCCTGGACGCGGTCAAACTGGCGCGGATGGTCCACCAGCGTACGGGGATCCGGCCGGACCCGGCCACCAACAGCATGCTCAGCAGCTTCAGCCCCCGGTCCACGGTGGCGTGCCGGTCAGTCGCGGGCCGGGCGGTTCTGATCGGTGATGCGGCCCATGAACTAAGCCCCATCGGCGGCCAAGGCATGAACCTTGGCTGGCTGGACGCGGCGGAACTGGCGCCGATCATCTGTGCTTCCCTGGCGGGGAAACCGGTGGGCCAGCGCCTGCGCGCCTATTCCACCCGGCGTCGGAAGGCTGCCTTAGTGGCTCGGTGGCAGACCGAAGTGAACATGACGCTGGGGCGACCGCTGGCGCCGCCGTTCCTGGCGTTGAGGAACGCCGCAGTGAGCGCCGTGTCGGGGATGCCGCCAGTCAACAGGATGGTGGCCCGCCGTTTCACCATGCAATGA
- a CDS encoding class I SAM-dependent methyltransferase: MRQRAVDAVEMMDLPDCDPTKLERTYRQFGLVNLLFSGWRRLYCNELRPLLSHDSATTLLDIGCGGGDLARQLAFWAARDKLLLDVTGIDPDARAHTYSSRCPHHFSVRFRQADSTDLVREGRRFDVVISNHVVHHLQPAGLAQLLTDSQALARRLSLHNDLRRSIAAYALFSLAALPFRGSFIRKDGLTSIRRSYTPQELTAAAPPGWQVARRSPFHQVLIHRPGHPDG; encoded by the coding sequence ATGCGGCAACGGGCTGTGGACGCCGTGGAAATGATGGATTTGCCGGACTGCGACCCCACCAAACTCGAGCGCACGTACCGGCAATTCGGACTCGTAAACCTGCTCTTCTCGGGCTGGCGGCGGCTGTACTGCAATGAACTTCGCCCTCTGCTCTCCCACGACTCTGCCACGACCCTCCTCGACATAGGATGCGGCGGCGGCGATCTGGCACGGCAGCTCGCATTCTGGGCCGCCCGGGACAAACTGCTGCTCGACGTCACCGGCATTGACCCGGACGCCAGGGCACACACCTACTCGTCACGCTGCCCCCACCATTTCTCAGTCCGGTTCCGCCAGGCCGACAGCACCGACCTGGTCCGCGAAGGCCGCCGGTTCGACGTCGTGATCTCGAACCACGTTGTCCACCACCTCCAACCAGCGGGCCTGGCGCAGCTCCTGACAGATTCGCAAGCCCTGGCGCGCCGGCTTTCCCTGCACAACGACCTGCGCCGGAGCATCGCGGCCTATGCACTTTTCTCCCTGGCGGCCCTCCCGTTCCGCGGATCGTTCATCCGTAAGGATGGCCTGACGTCAATCAGGCGCAGCTACACCCCGCAAGAACTCACCGCCGCCGCTCCCCCGGGCTGGCAGGTGGCTCGCCGCTCCCCTTTCCACCAGGTCCTCATCCACCGCCCGGGCCATCCAGATGGTTGA